A window from Primulina huaijiensis isolate GDHJ02 chromosome 13, ASM1229523v2, whole genome shotgun sequence encodes these proteins:
- the LOC140991569 gene encoding uncharacterized protein isoform X3 produces MSIPRSQSDQLLSSSASPATSSSSWDCMLPGPPSKNNGGSADLSSAGLLAYASGSSVTVLDTHSMQLVSTMPMPPPSPSAVSPFITAVRWSPLSLPHLLLENSSPHLLLAVGDRHGRISILDFRSKSPILFLDSNTSNSSKLGIQDLCWVQTRSESWGLAAISGPSLLSIYNTASGRCFFKYDASPEYFSCLRRDPFDSRHFCVLGLKGFLLSVKLLGDSETDVVVKELQIRTEASELQRLERDSPSNGGAPASAAFPNYLVKFAFSPHWKHVILVGFPRELVVFDLQYESVLFATGLPRGCGKVLDVLPDASMEIFYCVHMDGKLTTWRCKEGEQVHIMCSMDELIPLIGTSVPSPSLLAVTISQLDSTLQDIGKLCSDATSLDIDFDSPFDFVDESSIISKTHLISISDDGKLWKWCLIAEESSAVLKDIEIVSEIAKASKVPEVESQLVFSANESAISSVNQQDDTYRRKNSQSRHTIAADEVLYKINLVGQLHLLSSTVTMLAVPSPSLTATLARGGNSPAVAVPLVALGTQSGTVDVIDISANAVAASFSVHSSMVRGLRWLGNSRLVSFSYSQVTEKTGGYVNRLVVTCLRSGLNRTFRTMQKPERAPIRALRASSSGRFADFYNLRSLALPFTVLEWTLPTVPRPTQSTPSRTSSFLSRDRVGMPPSGSSSPTKAPSSEGADGSQDEFSESFAFALVNGALGVFEVHGRRIRDFRPKWPSSSFVSSDGLITAMAYRLPHVVMGDRSGNIRWWDVTTGQSSSFNTHRDGIKRIKFSPVVPGDRSRGRIAVLFYDNTFSVFDLDSPDPMANSLLQPQFPGTLVLELDWMPLRTNKNDPLVLCIAGADSSFRLVEVTVSDVKLGGIGAQSRSMKERFRPVPLLSPVLLPTPHALALRMIIQLGVKPAWFDAFNTAMNIVDSHTPRTPSDGDFRGYMMDLPRVGDTVVPEMLLKVLEPYRKEGCLLDDDKVRLYSKVVQKDSSLRLAFAAAVFGDSMESLFWLQLPHALNHLMFKMANKSPQKVPTSAQTPEIDEASMLSRISSKGKSGPESGKKNLLINGQLRLMAFQPEELCERATERITWHEKLEDEEAIQNRVHELVSVGNLEAAVSLLLSTPPESSYFYANALRAVALSSAVSSSLLELAVKVVAANMVRSDRSLSGTHLLCAVGRYQEACSQLQDAGRWTDAATLAATHLKGSDYARVLQRWAEQVLYAEHNLWRALILYVAAGALQEALAALREAQLPDTAAMFILVCREIHAKFLSNLDSEEEASSIKDKLSNLPGLNPVNDDVIAVGEYYGQYQRKLVHLCMDSQPYTD; encoded by the exons ATGTCGATACCTCGATCGCAGAGCGATCAACTCTTGTCCTCCTCCGCCTCCCCCGCCACCTCCTCCTCTTCATGGGACTGCATGCTGCCCGGACCGCCGTCCAAGAACAACGGCGGATCAGCTGATCTATCTTCAGCTGGCCTACTCGCCTACGCCTCCGGCAGCTCCGTCACCGTTCTCGACACCCATTCCATGCAGCTTGTCTCCACCATGCCCATGCCCCCGCCCTCTCCCTCTGCTGTCTCCCCTTTTATAACTGCTGTCCGATGGTCTCCGCTCTCACTCCCTCATCTCCTCCTCGAGAACTCATCCCCTCACCTTCTTCTCGCCGTGGGTGATCGCCATGGACGCATTTCGATCCTAGATTTCCGATCGAAGTCCCCGATACTGTTCTTGGACAGCAATACTTCTAATTCGTCTAAATTGGGCATTCAGGATCTCTGTTGGGTTCAGACCCGTTCCGAATCCTGGGGCCTCGCCGCCATTTCCGGCCCTTCATTGCTCTCTATTTACAATACCGCTTCGGGGAGATGTTTCTTTAAGTATGACGCTTCACCAGAGTACTTCTCCTGTCTCCGCCGCGACCCCTTTGATTCCCGTCATTTCTGTGTTCTGGGCCTCAAGGGCTTCTTGCTCTCGGTGAAATTGCTTGGTGACTCAGAGACCGATGTTGTTGTGAAAGAGCTTCAGATTCGTACTGAGGCCTCGGAACTGCAGAGACTGGAGAGGGATTCTCCTAGCAATGGTGGAGCGCCAGCTTCGGCGGCTTTCCCAAATTATCTGGTGAAATTTGCGTTCTCGCCACACTGGAAGCATGTGATATTAGTAGGCTTTCCTAGGGAGCTCGTCGTGTTCGACTTGCAGTATGAATCTGTTTTGTTTGCAACGGGCCTGCCAAGGGGATGCGGAAAGGTTTTAGATGTGTTGCCAGATGCGAGTATGGAGATATTTTACTGTGTTCATATGGATGGGAAGCTCACTACTTGGCGATGCAAAGA AGGCGAGCAGGTGCACATTATGTGTTCAATGGACGAATTGATTCCCTTAATCGGTACATCTGTTCCTTCTCCATCACTTCTGGCTGTTACCATCTCCCAATTAGATTCAACACTCCAAGATATTGGCAAGCTTTGTTCGGATGCGACTTCACTTGATATAGATTTTGATAGTCCATTTGATTTTGTGGATGAATCTTCTATCATTTCTAAAACTCATTTAATATCAATTTCGGATGATGGGAAACTGTGGAAATGGTGCCTGATTGCTGAAGAATCCAGCGCTGTTCTGAAGGATATAGAGATTGTTAGTGAAATTGCAAAAGCCAGTAAAGTTCCAGAAGTTGAATCCCAGTTAGTTTTTTCAGCCAACGAATCTGCAATTAGCTCAGTTAACCAGCAAGATGATACATATAGAAGAAAGAACAGCCAATCTAGACATACCATTGCCGCAGATGAAGTTTTATATAAG ATTAACCTAGTTGGGCAACTGCATCTTCTCTCGTCAACAGTGACTATGTTGGCTGTACCATCTCCTTCGCTTACAGCTACTTTGGCAC GTGGGGGAAATTCTCCTGCTGTAGCTGTTCCGCTAGTTGCTTTAGGAACTCAAAGTGGCACAGTTGATGTGATTGATATCTCTGCAAATGCTGTTGCTGCAAGTTTTTCCGTTCATAGTAGCATGGTCAGGGGATTACGCTGGCTGGGAAATTCAAGATTGGTTTCATTCTCTTATTCACAG GTAACCGAAAAAACAGGAGGATATGTTAATAGACTAGTTGTTACCTGCCTAAGAAGTGGCCTTAATCGAACATTTCGAACTATGCAAAAGCCAGAGAGAGCTCCAATTAGAGCATTGAGGGCTTCATCTTCTGGCAGGTTCGCTGATTTTTATAAT CTGCGGTCGTTAGCCCTGCCATTCACTGTTCTTGAATGGACACTTCCCACAGTTCCTAGGCCAACTCAAAGTACACCTTCAAGAACCTCGTCATTTTTATCCAGAGACCGTGTTGGGATGCCTCCATCTGGGTCTTCTTCTCCTACTAAAGCCCCTTCATCAG AAGGAGCTGATGGATCTCAAGATGAATTTTCGGAAAGCTTTGCATTTGCTTTGGTCAACGGTGCACTTGGAGTTTTTGAGGTTCATGGACGAAGAATCCGAGATTTCAG ACCTAAGTGGCCATCTTCATCTTTTGTTTCCTCGGATGGATTAATTACGGCAATGGCCTATCGCTTGCCTCATGTA GTTATGGGGGACAGGTCAGGGAACATACGCTGGTGGGATGTGACTACTGGTCAATCATCCTCATTCAACACTCACAGGGATGGTATTAAGAGAATTAAGTTCTCACCGGTAGTTCCTGGAGACAGGAGCCGTGGGCGCATTGCTGTTCTATTCTATGACAACACATTTTCTGTGTTTGACCTT GACTCACCTGATCCAATGGCTAATTCTCTTTTGCAACCCCAATTTCCTGGAACACTTGTACTTGAACTTGATTGGATGCCATTGCGAACAAATAAGAATGATCCGTTGGTGCTGTGCATTGCTGGAGCTGATAGTAGTTTCCGTCTTGTTGAAGTTACTGT AAGTGACGTGAAACTTGGGGGTATTGGTGCTCAATCCCGGTCCATGAAGGAAAGATTTCGGCCCGTACCTTTACTTTCTCCTGTATTGCTCCCCACACCACATGCCCTG GCGTTGCGGATGATCATACAGTTGGGTGTAAAGCCTGCATGGTTTGATGCCTTTAATACAGCAATGAATATCGTAGATTCACATACTCCAAGAACCCCATCTGATGGAGATTTTCGTGGTTATATGATGGATTTACCGCGTGTTGGTGACACTGTAGTTCCAGAGATGCTTCTCAAAGTATTAGAGCCTTACCGTAAAGAAG GCTGCCTGCTTGATGACGATAAAGTTAGACTATACTCTAAAGTTGTTCAAAAAGACTCGTCGTTGAGGTTGGCATTTGCTGCTGCTGTCTTTGGTGACTCCATGGAATCACTATTTTGGCTACAACTGCCTCATGCTCTCAACCACTTGATGTTTAAAATGGCCAATAAGTCTCCACAAAAAGTCCCAACATCAGCTCAAACTCCTGAGATAGACGAGGCATCAATGTTGAGTAGGATATCGTCTAAAGGGAAATCAGGGCCTGAATCGGGGAAAAAGAATTTGTTG ATTAATGGCCAACTTAGACTTATGGCTTTTCAACCAGAAGAACTGTGCGAGCGTGCAACCGAACGGATTACTTGGCAtgagaaattagaagatgaagaGGCTATTCAAAACCGTGTACATGA ACttgtttcagttggtaactTGGAAGCTGCTGTTAGTTTATTGCTCTCAACTCCTCCAGAGAGTTCTTACTTCTATGCAAATGCTTTACGAGCTGTTGCTCTTTCTTCTGCTGTGTCCAGTTCTCTGCTTGAACTGGCTGTGAAG GTAGTTGCAGCCAACATGGTCAGGTCTGATAGATCATTATCTGGCACACATCTGCTTTGTGCTGTAGGGAGATACCAGGAAGCTTGCTCTCAG TTGCAGGATGCTGGACGATGGACTGATGCTGCAACACTAGCTGCTACACATTTAAAAGGGTCTGATTATGCAAG GGTATTGCAAAGATGGGCCGAACAAGTTCTGTACGCTGAACATAACCTTTGGAG GGCTTTGATCTTGTATGTTGCAGCTGGTGCCTTGCAAGAGGCACTGGCAGCACTTCGGGAAGCACAGCTGCCTGACACAGCAGCAATGTTCATACTTGTTTGCCGTGAaatccatgccaaatttctctCTAACTTGGATTCTGAGGAAGAGGCGTCTTCAATCAAAGATAAGCTGTCAAACTTACCTGGCCTGAACCCCGTAAACGATGATGTCATTGCAGTTGGTGAATATTATGGACAGTACCAAAGGAAACTAGTACATTTGTGCATGGACTCTCAACCTTATACTGACTAA
- the LOC140991569 gene encoding uncharacterized protein isoform X2, translating into MSIPRSQSDQLLSSSASPATSSSSWDCMLPGPPSKNNGGSADLSSAGLLAYASGSSVTVLDTHSMQLVSTMPMPPPSPSAVSPFITAVRWSPLSLPHLLLENSSPHLLLAVGDRHGRISILDFRSKSPILFLDSNTSNSSKLGIQDLCWVQTRSESWGLAAISGPSLLSIYNTASGRCFFKYDASPEYFSCLRRDPFDSRHFCVLGLKGFLLSVKLLGDSETDVVVKELQIRTEASELQRLERDSPSNGGAPASAAFPNYLVKFAFSPHWKHVILVGFPRELVVFDLQYESVLFATGLPRGCGKVLDVLPDASMEIFYCVHMDGKLTTWRCKEGEQVHIMCSMDELIPLIGTSVPSPSLLAVTISQLDSTLQDIGKLCSDATSLDIDFDSPFDFVDESSIISKTHLISISDDGKLWKWCLIAEESSAVLKDIEIVSEIAKASKVPEVESQLVFSANESAISSVNQQDDTYRRKNSQSRHTIAADEVLYKINLVGQLHLLSSTVTMLAVPSPSLTATLARGGNSPAVAVPLVALGTQSGTVDVIDISANAVAASFSVHSSMVRGLRWLGNSRLVSFSYSQVTEKTGGYVNRLVVTCLRSGLNRTFRTMQKPERAPIRALRASSSGRYLLILFRDAPVEVWAMTKTPIMLRSLALPFTVLEWTLPTVPRPTQSTPSRTSSFLSRDRVGMPPSGSSSPTKAPSSEGADGSQDEFSESFAFALVNGALGVFEVHGRRIRDFRPKWPSSSFVSSDGLITAMAYRLPHVVMGDRSGNIRWWDVTTGQSSSFNTHRDGIKRIKFSPVVPGDRSRGRIAVLFYDNTFSVFDLDSPDPMANSLLQPQFPGTLVLELDWMPLRTNKNDPLVLCIAGADSSFRLVEVTVDVKLGGIGAQSRSMKERFRPVPLLSPVLLPTPHALALRMIIQLGVKPAWFDAFNTAMNIVDSHTPRTPSDGDFRGYMMDLPRVGDTVVPEMLLKVLEPYRKEGCLLDDDKVRLYSKVVQKDSSLRLAFAAAVFGDSMESLFWLQLPHALNHLMFKMANKSPQKVPTSAQTPEIDEASMLSRISSKGKSGPESGKKNLLINGQLRLMAFQPEELCERATERITWHEKLEDEEAIQNRVHELVSVGNLEAAVSLLLSTPPESSYFYANALRAVALSSAVSSSLLELAVKVVAANMVRSDRSLSGTHLLCAVGRYQEACSQLQDAGRWTDAATLAATHLKGSDYARVLQRWAEQVLYAEHNLWRALILYVAAGALQEALAALREAQLPDTAAMFILVCREIHAKFLSNLDSEEEASSIKDKLSNLPGLNPVNDDVIAVGEYYGQYQRKLVHLCMDSQPYTD; encoded by the exons ATGTCGATACCTCGATCGCAGAGCGATCAACTCTTGTCCTCCTCCGCCTCCCCCGCCACCTCCTCCTCTTCATGGGACTGCATGCTGCCCGGACCGCCGTCCAAGAACAACGGCGGATCAGCTGATCTATCTTCAGCTGGCCTACTCGCCTACGCCTCCGGCAGCTCCGTCACCGTTCTCGACACCCATTCCATGCAGCTTGTCTCCACCATGCCCATGCCCCCGCCCTCTCCCTCTGCTGTCTCCCCTTTTATAACTGCTGTCCGATGGTCTCCGCTCTCACTCCCTCATCTCCTCCTCGAGAACTCATCCCCTCACCTTCTTCTCGCCGTGGGTGATCGCCATGGACGCATTTCGATCCTAGATTTCCGATCGAAGTCCCCGATACTGTTCTTGGACAGCAATACTTCTAATTCGTCTAAATTGGGCATTCAGGATCTCTGTTGGGTTCAGACCCGTTCCGAATCCTGGGGCCTCGCCGCCATTTCCGGCCCTTCATTGCTCTCTATTTACAATACCGCTTCGGGGAGATGTTTCTTTAAGTATGACGCTTCACCAGAGTACTTCTCCTGTCTCCGCCGCGACCCCTTTGATTCCCGTCATTTCTGTGTTCTGGGCCTCAAGGGCTTCTTGCTCTCGGTGAAATTGCTTGGTGACTCAGAGACCGATGTTGTTGTGAAAGAGCTTCAGATTCGTACTGAGGCCTCGGAACTGCAGAGACTGGAGAGGGATTCTCCTAGCAATGGTGGAGCGCCAGCTTCGGCGGCTTTCCCAAATTATCTGGTGAAATTTGCGTTCTCGCCACACTGGAAGCATGTGATATTAGTAGGCTTTCCTAGGGAGCTCGTCGTGTTCGACTTGCAGTATGAATCTGTTTTGTTTGCAACGGGCCTGCCAAGGGGATGCGGAAAGGTTTTAGATGTGTTGCCAGATGCGAGTATGGAGATATTTTACTGTGTTCATATGGATGGGAAGCTCACTACTTGGCGATGCAAAGA AGGCGAGCAGGTGCACATTATGTGTTCAATGGACGAATTGATTCCCTTAATCGGTACATCTGTTCCTTCTCCATCACTTCTGGCTGTTACCATCTCCCAATTAGATTCAACACTCCAAGATATTGGCAAGCTTTGTTCGGATGCGACTTCACTTGATATAGATTTTGATAGTCCATTTGATTTTGTGGATGAATCTTCTATCATTTCTAAAACTCATTTAATATCAATTTCGGATGATGGGAAACTGTGGAAATGGTGCCTGATTGCTGAAGAATCCAGCGCTGTTCTGAAGGATATAGAGATTGTTAGTGAAATTGCAAAAGCCAGTAAAGTTCCAGAAGTTGAATCCCAGTTAGTTTTTTCAGCCAACGAATCTGCAATTAGCTCAGTTAACCAGCAAGATGATACATATAGAAGAAAGAACAGCCAATCTAGACATACCATTGCCGCAGATGAAGTTTTATATAAG ATTAACCTAGTTGGGCAACTGCATCTTCTCTCGTCAACAGTGACTATGTTGGCTGTACCATCTCCTTCGCTTACAGCTACTTTGGCAC GTGGGGGAAATTCTCCTGCTGTAGCTGTTCCGCTAGTTGCTTTAGGAACTCAAAGTGGCACAGTTGATGTGATTGATATCTCTGCAAATGCTGTTGCTGCAAGTTTTTCCGTTCATAGTAGCATGGTCAGGGGATTACGCTGGCTGGGAAATTCAAGATTGGTTTCATTCTCTTATTCACAG GTAACCGAAAAAACAGGAGGATATGTTAATAGACTAGTTGTTACCTGCCTAAGAAGTGGCCTTAATCGAACATTTCGAACTATGCAAAAGCCAGAGAGAGCTCCAATTAGAGCATTGAGGGCTTCATCTTCTGGCAG ATATCTTTTGATCTTGTTTCGAGATGCTCCTGTAGAGGTTTGGGCAATGACAAAGACTCCAATAAT GCTGCGGTCGTTAGCCCTGCCATTCACTGTTCTTGAATGGACACTTCCCACAGTTCCTAGGCCAACTCAAAGTACACCTTCAAGAACCTCGTCATTTTTATCCAGAGACCGTGTTGGGATGCCTCCATCTGGGTCTTCTTCTCCTACTAAAGCCCCTTCATCAG AAGGAGCTGATGGATCTCAAGATGAATTTTCGGAAAGCTTTGCATTTGCTTTGGTCAACGGTGCACTTGGAGTTTTTGAGGTTCATGGACGAAGAATCCGAGATTTCAG ACCTAAGTGGCCATCTTCATCTTTTGTTTCCTCGGATGGATTAATTACGGCAATGGCCTATCGCTTGCCTCATGTA GTTATGGGGGACAGGTCAGGGAACATACGCTGGTGGGATGTGACTACTGGTCAATCATCCTCATTCAACACTCACAGGGATGGTATTAAGAGAATTAAGTTCTCACCGGTAGTTCCTGGAGACAGGAGCCGTGGGCGCATTGCTGTTCTATTCTATGACAACACATTTTCTGTGTTTGACCTT GACTCACCTGATCCAATGGCTAATTCTCTTTTGCAACCCCAATTTCCTGGAACACTTGTACTTGAACTTGATTGGATGCCATTGCGAACAAATAAGAATGATCCGTTGGTGCTGTGCATTGCTGGAGCTGATAGTAGTTTCCGTCTTGTTGAAGTTACTGT TGACGTGAAACTTGGGGGTATTGGTGCTCAATCCCGGTCCATGAAGGAAAGATTTCGGCCCGTACCTTTACTTTCTCCTGTATTGCTCCCCACACCACATGCCCTG GCGTTGCGGATGATCATACAGTTGGGTGTAAAGCCTGCATGGTTTGATGCCTTTAATACAGCAATGAATATCGTAGATTCACATACTCCAAGAACCCCATCTGATGGAGATTTTCGTGGTTATATGATGGATTTACCGCGTGTTGGTGACACTGTAGTTCCAGAGATGCTTCTCAAAGTATTAGAGCCTTACCGTAAAGAAG GCTGCCTGCTTGATGACGATAAAGTTAGACTATACTCTAAAGTTGTTCAAAAAGACTCGTCGTTGAGGTTGGCATTTGCTGCTGCTGTCTTTGGTGACTCCATGGAATCACTATTTTGGCTACAACTGCCTCATGCTCTCAACCACTTGATGTTTAAAATGGCCAATAAGTCTCCACAAAAAGTCCCAACATCAGCTCAAACTCCTGAGATAGACGAGGCATCAATGTTGAGTAGGATATCGTCTAAAGGGAAATCAGGGCCTGAATCGGGGAAAAAGAATTTGTTG ATTAATGGCCAACTTAGACTTATGGCTTTTCAACCAGAAGAACTGTGCGAGCGTGCAACCGAACGGATTACTTGGCAtgagaaattagaagatgaagaGGCTATTCAAAACCGTGTACATGA ACttgtttcagttggtaactTGGAAGCTGCTGTTAGTTTATTGCTCTCAACTCCTCCAGAGAGTTCTTACTTCTATGCAAATGCTTTACGAGCTGTTGCTCTTTCTTCTGCTGTGTCCAGTTCTCTGCTTGAACTGGCTGTGAAG GTAGTTGCAGCCAACATGGTCAGGTCTGATAGATCATTATCTGGCACACATCTGCTTTGTGCTGTAGGGAGATACCAGGAAGCTTGCTCTCAG TTGCAGGATGCTGGACGATGGACTGATGCTGCAACACTAGCTGCTACACATTTAAAAGGGTCTGATTATGCAAG GGTATTGCAAAGATGGGCCGAACAAGTTCTGTACGCTGAACATAACCTTTGGAG GGCTTTGATCTTGTATGTTGCAGCTGGTGCCTTGCAAGAGGCACTGGCAGCACTTCGGGAAGCACAGCTGCCTGACACAGCAGCAATGTTCATACTTGTTTGCCGTGAaatccatgccaaatttctctCTAACTTGGATTCTGAGGAAGAGGCGTCTTCAATCAAAGATAAGCTGTCAAACTTACCTGGCCTGAACCCCGTAAACGATGATGTCATTGCAGTTGGTGAATATTATGGACAGTACCAAAGGAAACTAGTACATTTGTGCATGGACTCTCAACCTTATACTGACTAA